The following is a genomic window from Deltaproteobacteria bacterium.
AAAAATTAGATCGGGCACGATGGATGTCGTGGTTGCCGGTGGGACTGAAAATATGTCACAAATGCCAACCTTATTACCAGGTAAGATTCAAAAAATATTTAATGAATTATTTAAGGCGAGGGGGCCCAAACAAGCTCTGCCCCTGCTGTGGAAATTATTGAGAGCGGATTTAAAACAAATCAAAGCCTTGCTCACAGGAAACATGAAAGATGAGTATTTCCCCGTCATCTCTGTCATGCAAGGTCTGACCGATCCTTTTGTGGGCATCAACATGGGACAGACGGCCGAAATTTTAGCAAAAGAATGGGGGCTGTCACGAAGAACCCAAGACGAGTTTGCACTCAGATCCCATCAATTGGCAGCAGGAGCTAAGGACAAATTTAAAGAAGAGATAGCGGCGCTGTCATTGCCTCCAGATTTTAAAGAAACTATTGTCGAGGACATTGGCCCGCGAGCCAACCAAACACTTGAAGCGCTTCAGAAATTAAAACCATTTTTTGATAAAGAAACGGGGACGATCACAGCTGGCAATTCTTGTCCCATTACCGATGGGGCGGCGATGGTCTTGCTCATGTCTCGAGCTAAAGCGGAAAGCCTAGGGTATAAACCCGTGGCTCAAATTCGATCCTATGGCTTTGCGGGTCTTGAACCTGAACGGATGGGTCTTGGTCCCGTGTACTCTTCCCCCCTTGCATTGAAGCGGGCAGGTTTGACGATGAAGGATATGGGGCTTGTTGAGCTGAATGAGGCCTTTGCTGCGCAAGTCCTGTCCTGTCAAAAGGCCTTTGATTCGGATGAGTTTGCAAAAAACAAATTAGGCCTTTCGGGCAAAGTGGGTGAGATACGTAACGAGATTTTAAATGTGAATGGCGGCGCCATTGCCCTTGGTCATCCTGTAGGGGCTACGGGAACAAGGTTGGTTGTGACCTTGATGCGAGAAATGAAACGTCGACAGGTTCAGTTTGGTTTAGCGACCTTGTGCATAGGCGGAGGTCAGGGCGGTTCCATGATTTTGGAACTTGAGTGACATATAACAAATTATTACAAATTATTACAAATCAAAAAATGGCAAATCTAAGTAAGGACGAGTAAAGATATGAGCATTCAAGAAAGTATCAAGGTAAAGTTTCAGGAAGATATCGCTTTTATTGAGATCGATTTAATTGGTGAAAAAGTTAACAAGCTGTCAACAGCGGTGATGAAAAGATTTTTGGAGGCCTTAGGCGAAGTCAAAACGTCAAAGGCGAAAGTGCTAGTTATTAAATCTTTAAAGCCTAAAATATTTATTGCCGGCGCGGATATTGAAGAAATTAAAAATCTATCGACTAAAGATGATTTTGATAAGGCCGTTAAGGGGGGCCAAGATATTTTTAATTTCCTTGAAGATCTTCCGCAAATCACCATTGCCTCCGTCCATGGGGCTTGCGCTGGTGGAGGGTGCGAGTTGATTTTAGCATGTGATTATCGAATTGCGAGTGAAGATTCATCAACTAAAATTGGTTTACCTGAAACCCAACTTGGAATCATCCCTGGGTTTGGGGGCTGTGTGAGGTTGCCAAGGGTTATTGGGTTGCAAGCCGCTTTGGATATTATTTTGGCAGGCAAGCTTCTGAATGGCAAGAAAGCAAAGAAAGCAGGCCTACTGGACAAGCTGGTGCATCCTGGGATCTTAGAAGAAGTCACTCTGAGTTGGGCTAAAGAATTGGCTGTGTCGGGTGCTAAAAGAAAAAAACAGTTCTGCCCGAGTGGACTCGTCAATATTTTACTTGAAAGTGGTCTAGGGCGTGGGATGGTGTTCAGTAAAGCTAAGAGTGAAGTGTTAAAGAAAACATTTGGCCATTACCCAGCACCCATAGCTGCCATAGAGGTCATTCAGAAAACCTATGGGATGGAAGATCGACAAAAGGCTTTAGATATAGAGAGATCTTATTTTTGTGAAATGGGTATCACCGACATTTCAAAAAATTTGATCCATGTTTTTTATTTAACCGAGATGGTGAAAAAACAAACCGGGTTGAGTCCATCAGAAGTTGAATCCAAAACCACAGCCAAAGCCAAAGAAGTCAAGGCCGTCGGTGTTTTGGGGGCTGGAACCATGGGTGGGGGCATTGCCTACATTGGTGCGGATAAAGGAATTCAGATGCGTATTAAAGATTTGAATTATGAAGCCCTGGGAAAGGCCTATAAACATGCCTCCGATCTCTGGTCGAAATTAGTGAAAAAGAAAGTGATTGATAAATACCAGTATAAACAAAAAATGGATTTTGTTTCTGGAGGAGTTGATTACAGTGGTTTTAAAACTCTTGATGTTGTTATTGAGGCCATCGTTGAAGACATGAATATCAAAAAAAAGGTCATTGCTGAGACCGCTAAGCAAATGAGACCCGATGCGATCATTGTGACAAATACTTCTTCTTTGAGTGTGAATGAAATGGCCGAGGGGCACCCTCAGCCAGAGTTTTTTGCAGGTATGCATTTTTTTAATCCTGTCGATAAAATGCCCTTGGTCGAAGTGATTCGAGGAATGAAAACAAGTGACGAAACCGTCGTAACCATTTTTGAACTATCAAAGAAAATGGGAAAAATGCCGGTTGTCGTAAAAGATGGCCCAGGTTTTTTAGTCAATCGGCTATTGATACCTTATTTGAATGAAGCCACCTTTTTATTTCAAGAAGGAATGGATATTCAAACCCTAGATACTTACTTTGTAAAAGAATTTGGTATGCCCATGGGGCCACTGGCCTTGATGGATGAGGTGGGACTTGATGTGGGAATTAAAGTTGTAAAGATTTTTAAAAAAGCTTTTGGAGATCGTATCGAGGTTCCCGAGGTCATGGAAAAAATTGAAAAGGCAGGACGGCTGGGAAAGAAAAATGGAAAAGGTTTTTATAAATATGCTGCTGATGGAAAACGACTCGAACCAGATGAGACTATTTATGCAGAACTTGGTTTGCCTTCACCAAAAAATCCATACTCCTCAAAAGAGTGTTTGGAGCGCGGAATTTTTTCAATGATCAATGAGTGTGCCATGGCATTAAAAGAAGATCGAATTGTTGAAACAGCGAATGAAGTTGATTTGGCTATGATTATGGGAACGGGGTTTCCGCCCTTTCGAGGTGGTCTGTGCCGTTATTCAGATAGCCTAGGAAGTCAATACATCTCAAACAGTCTAGAAGCCTATGCGGTCCAAAGAAACGCCAAAAGATTAAAGCCCCTTAAAGCTCTTGATCAGATGGCGAAGACAAACAGAAAATTTTACTAGGATCCAGACAGACTTGAATTGCCTTGCTTACCGACGTCGTAAATATTCGTTCGGTGAAATATTTTGATACATCTGTCTATAAACAAGCTGACAATGTATCAAATGGCATCGGTCAAAAATTACCGAAATGAAGCAGATAAAAACAAATAAATTCTCAATTCAAAACAGATCAACAAAAAAACTACAAAAATCAAAAAAACACTTAACTTTTTCTAAAAAACAACCGAGTCGTTCTGTATGAAGAAAATGATAGTTATCGCAAATCTCCTTCTAGTAATTGCAAGCAGTTTTCTTTTAACTTCTTGTTTTATGAGTGCTAGCATCACGGATTTAAATCCTCAACCTTCAGACAATACGAATGTGGTGATGAAAAACAAAATTAGAGGTGGAGAGTTTGTGGCTGGATCTGGGGAGTATGAATTTACCCAATTAAGACGTTATAAAATAAAATCAGCTGCGGGAATGTATTATTCAAAGGTAGTACAAAAAACACCAAGAGGTTATAAAATATACAATTCCTTACAGGGAAATTTGTTAACTCATCAAAATTAAGACTTTTCAAGCAGGTTCTTAAATCTAGCAAATTGTTAAATCTAGACTTTGTTTT
Proteins encoded in this region:
- a CDS encoding thiolase family protein, which translates into the protein MSNSHQKSSQKSSRDVVIVEGLRTPFVKSGDKLSSVHPADLGRVVLKEVIARTNLNVNEVDEVIIGNTGNPVDSVNIARVVALSAGISQKTSAYTVHRNCASALESISNGFEKIRSGTMDVVVAGGTENMSQMPTLLPGKIQKIFNELFKARGPKQALPLLWKLLRADLKQIKALLTGNMKDEYFPVISVMQGLTDPFVGINMGQTAEILAKEWGLSRRTQDEFALRSHQLAAGAKDKFKEEIAALSLPPDFKETIVEDIGPRANQTLEALQKLKPFFDKETGTITAGNSCPITDGAAMVLLMSRAKAESLGYKPVAQIRSYGFAGLEPERMGLGPVYSSPLALKRAGLTMKDMGLVELNEAFAAQVLSCQKAFDSDEFAKNKLGLSGKVGEIRNEILNVNGGAIALGHPVGATGTRLVVTLMREMKRRQVQFGLATLCIGGGQGGSMILELE
- a CDS encoding enoyl-CoA hydratase/isomerase family protein, which translates into the protein MSIQESIKVKFQEDIAFIEIDLIGEKVNKLSTAVMKRFLEALGEVKTSKAKVLVIKSLKPKIFIAGADIEEIKNLSTKDDFDKAVKGGQDIFNFLEDLPQITIASVHGACAGGGCELILACDYRIASEDSSTKIGLPETQLGIIPGFGGCVRLPRVIGLQAALDIILAGKLLNGKKAKKAGLLDKLVHPGILEEVTLSWAKELAVSGAKRKKQFCPSGLVNILLESGLGRGMVFSKAKSEVLKKTFGHYPAPIAAIEVIQKTYGMEDRQKALDIERSYFCEMGITDISKNLIHVFYLTEMVKKQTGLSPSEVESKTTAKAKEVKAVGVLGAGTMGGGIAYIGADKGIQMRIKDLNYEALGKAYKHASDLWSKLVKKKVIDKYQYKQKMDFVSGGVDYSGFKTLDVVIEAIVEDMNIKKKVIAETAKQMRPDAIIVTNTSSLSVNEMAEGHPQPEFFAGMHFFNPVDKMPLVEVIRGMKTSDETVVTIFELSKKMGKMPVVVKDGPGFLVNRLLIPYLNEATFLFQEGMDIQTLDTYFVKEFGMPMGPLALMDEVGLDVGIKVVKIFKKAFGDRIEVPEVMEKIEKAGRLGKKNGKGFYKYAADGKRLEPDETIYAELGLPSPKNPYSSKECLERGIFSMINECAMALKEDRIVETANEVDLAMIMGTGFPPFRGGLCRYSDSLGSQYISNSLEAYAVQRNAKRLKPLKALDQMAKTNRKFY